A single Stigmatella aurantiaca DNA region contains:
- the tpx gene encoding thiol peroxidase gives MATIKLKGNAIQTQGQLPAVGTLAPDATLTGTDLTDKKLSSIPGKRVLNIFPSIDTGVCAASVRTFNQHATEKPGVTVINISMDLPFALKRFGGAEGIEKALSFSGFRGDFGKQYGVTILEGGLAGLYSRAVIVLDESGKVLHTEQVPEIGQEPNYDAALAAL, from the coding sequence GTGGCCACGATCAAGCTGAAGGGCAACGCCATCCAGACCCAGGGCCAACTGCCCGCAGTGGGAACGCTCGCACCGGATGCCACGCTCACCGGGACTGACCTGACGGACAAGAAGCTCTCGTCGATCCCCGGCAAGCGCGTGCTCAACATCTTCCCGAGCATCGATACCGGCGTCTGTGCGGCGTCAGTGCGCACTTTCAACCAGCATGCGACGGAGAAGCCGGGCGTCACGGTCATCAACATCTCGATGGACCTGCCCTTCGCGCTCAAGCGCTTCGGCGGTGCCGAAGGCATCGAGAAGGCGCTGAGCTTCTCCGGCTTCCGGGGCGACTTCGGCAAGCAATACGGCGTCACCATCCTGGAAGGGGGCCTGGCCGGGCTCTATTCCCGCGCGGTCATCGTGCTCGATGAAAGCGGCAAGGTCCTCCACACCGAGCAGGTCCCGGAGATCGGCCAGGAGCCCAATTACGACGCGGCCCTCGCGGCGCTGTAA
- a CDS encoding hemerythrin domain-containing protein, with the protein MDAIALLKADHKTVETLFRKFEKAGDNAKKLKRKLVDQIIRELAVHAVIEEQVFYPAIRAKAGKLEPQVLEALEEHHVAKWLLSELDSLPPEAERFDAKVSVLMENIRHHVKEEEEELFPKVRKAFSPRELKDMANALTVAKKAAPTRPHPRAPDTPPGNVVVGAVSTVLDMGRDAVRAVRRKATPSKKPTRKTSTKGGTKGALPIPSLSADSHATM; encoded by the coding sequence ATGGACGCCATCGCGCTCTTGAAAGCGGACCACAAGACGGTGGAGACGCTCTTCCGCAAGTTTGAAAAAGCAGGCGACAACGCCAAGAAGCTGAAGCGCAAGCTGGTCGATCAGATCATCCGCGAGCTGGCCGTTCACGCGGTCATCGAGGAGCAGGTCTTCTATCCCGCGATCCGGGCCAAGGCCGGGAAGCTCGAGCCCCAGGTGCTCGAGGCGCTGGAGGAGCACCACGTGGCCAAGTGGCTGCTGTCGGAGCTGGACTCCCTGCCGCCCGAGGCCGAGCGCTTCGACGCCAAGGTGAGCGTGCTGATGGAGAACATCCGCCACCACGTCAAAGAGGAAGAGGAAGAGCTGTTTCCCAAGGTCCGCAAGGCCTTCAGCCCCCGCGAACTCAAGGACATGGCGAATGCATTGACGGTGGCGAAGAAGGCCGCGCCCACCCGTCCGCACCCGCGGGCTCCGGACACCCCGCCCGGCAACGTGGTGGTGGGAGCCGTGTCCACCGTGCTCGACATGGGCCGGGATGCCGTCCGGGCCGTGCGCCGCAAGGCCACCCCTTCCAAGAAGCCCACCCGGAAGACCTCCACGAAGGGCGGCACGAAGGGCGCTCTGCCCATTCCCTCCCTGAGTGCGGACTCCCACGCCACGATGTAA
- a CDS encoding peptidase MA family metallohydrolase, with protein MAEKAPLETGLGVFQLQVPPKKPDAAAMLQRAIQNATPPLMRWGRLTQPVTVRLQPDHGALERVTGRSGYTWLRAWARYDLLDVQSPETWEPLKASQRDLDELLLHELTHTVMFQLAASSSDWVQKQIPAWFREGMASYTAEQAYRWPTLEQLARTLEEHPDWEPLLQPEELFEQQMEVAYGASHHAFVFLVNRYGQDTVKRLLDAMSQGPNFQEAFATTVGLPAEAFVRDFTRYVRLRGFKGGRLLPSAQSLQEP; from the coding sequence GTGGCCGAGAAAGCCCCGCTGGAAACAGGGCTCGGCGTCTTCCAGCTCCAGGTTCCGCCCAAGAAGCCGGACGCGGCGGCGATGCTCCAGAGGGCCATCCAGAACGCCACCCCCCCGCTCATGCGATGGGGGCGGCTCACCCAACCGGTGACCGTGCGCCTCCAGCCAGACCATGGCGCCCTGGAGCGGGTCACCGGCCGCTCGGGCTACACCTGGCTCCGGGCCTGGGCCCGCTACGATCTGCTGGACGTCCAGTCACCGGAGACGTGGGAGCCGCTGAAGGCCTCGCAGCGGGACCTGGACGAGCTGCTCCTCCACGAGCTGACCCACACCGTGATGTTCCAGCTCGCGGCGTCCTCCAGCGACTGGGTCCAGAAGCAGATCCCCGCCTGGTTCCGGGAGGGCATGGCCTCGTACACGGCGGAACAGGCCTACCGCTGGCCCACGCTGGAACAACTGGCCCGGACGCTGGAGGAGCACCCGGATTGGGAGCCCCTGCTCCAGCCCGAAGAACTCTTCGAGCAGCAGATGGAGGTGGCCTATGGCGCCTCCCACCATGCCTTCGTCTTCCTCGTGAACCGCTACGGGCAGGACACGGTGAAGCGGCTGCTCGACGCGATGAGCCAGGGCCCCAACTTCCAGGAGGCCTTCGCCACCACGGTGGGACTTCCCGCCGAGGCGTTCGTCCGCGACTTCACGCGGTACGTCCGCCTGCGAGGCTTCAAAGGCGGCCGCCTCCTGCCCTCCGCGCAGTCCCTCCAGGAGCCCTGA